The nucleotide sequence CACTGCTGCGCAACGTGTTCGACGGCGCCGCGGTGGTGGAAGGGGTGTTGCCGCAACCGGAGATCGCGCAGCATCGGATTCCGGTGCTGAGTGCGTTGCTGAACTCGGCCCTACCGCGCTGACGCTCGGCTTGCGGTAGTTACAGCGACCCCACGCTGGACTGCGGGGGGAGCGCGAAGCCCCAGTCGAACAGGCTGGCGGCCTGATCCCAGTAGGTCGGTCCGCCCGGTTTCACCAGCCCGTACATCATGGCGATCACCAGCCGGCGGCCTCCGCGCGCGGCCGCGCCCACGAACGTCTTGCGCGCGGCATCGGTGTAGCCCGTCTTGCCGCCGAGCGCACCGGGGTAGCGCTGCAGCAGCTCGTCCTGGTTGACGATGGGTTCGTCGCCGTGGTCGGTGGGGAACGTCGCCGACGGCTCGGCGGTGATCTGGGCGAACATCGGGTTGCCCATCGCGGCGCGGAAGATGACGGCCAGGTCGTGCGCGGTCGTCGCGCCGGGGCCGCCCGGCCCGTCCAACCCGGACGGGGTCGACGCGTGGGTGTTCGTCGCACCCAGCGATGCGGCCTTGGCGTTCATCTTGGCCACGGCGGCGTTGGGGCCGCCCAGCATCTGGGCCAGCGTGTTGGCGGCGTCGTTGCCCGATACCAGCAGCAGGCCGTCAAGCAGTTGGCGTGCGGTGTAGCTGCGGAACGGCTTGATGCCGACGCAGTTGCACTCGACTTCGGTGTCGGCGACATCGGCGACGACGGTGGAGTTCGGGTTCAGCTCGTCCAGCGCGACCAGCGCCAGCAGCACCTTGATGGTGCTCGCCGGCGGATGGATCACGTCCGGGTCGCGCGCGGCCAGGATCTGACCGCTGTCCATGTCGGCCACGATCCAGGTCTGCGCCGGCCCGTCGGGAATCGGCATCGACCCGGCCGGCTGCACCTCGACGTCGGCCCGCGCGATCGGGGCGACCGGGAGGAAAGCGGCCGCGAGCAGCACCGCGACGGTGGCCATGAGCTTGCGCATGGCCGCTCAGTTTAACTTCCTGGACTACACCCCGGCGGTAACCGGCGCGGGCGCGGCGGGCGCCGACGTCCGTGTGTCGGCCCGCAGGAAGCTGCCGGTGCGCTGGGTGCCGAGCACCTCGGTGGGCCGCCCGTCGAGGAACACGGCCCGCCCGCCGACAAGCACCGCGGCGACGGTGTCGTAGTTGCGGTTGACCATCCGGGACAGTCCGCCGTACTGCTCGACCTTCTCCTCGGCGTAGCTGTCCAGCGAGGCGTCGAGGTGGGCGGGGTCGACGATCACCAGATCGGCGCGGTCGCCCAGCCGCA is from Mycobacterium conspicuum and encodes:
- a CDS encoding D-alanyl-D-alanine carboxypeptidase family protein; amino-acid sequence: MRKLMATVAVLLAAAFLPVAPIARADVEVQPAGSMPIPDGPAQTWIVADMDSGQILAARDPDVIHPPASTIKVLLALVALDELNPNSTVVADVADTEVECNCVGIKPFRSYTARQLLDGLLLVSGNDAANTLAQMLGGPNAAVAKMNAKAASLGATNTHASTPSGLDGPGGPGATTAHDLAVIFRAAMGNPMFAQITAEPSATFPTDHGDEPIVNQDELLQRYPGALGGKTGYTDAARKTFVGAAARGGRRLVIAMMYGLVKPGGPTYWDQAASLFDWGFALPPQSSVGSL